In one Acipenser ruthenus chromosome 10, fAciRut3.2 maternal haplotype, whole genome shotgun sequence genomic region, the following are encoded:
- the fpgt gene encoding fucose-1-phosphate guanylyltransferase yields the protein MSAHQISPDASLQKATKEKLDKFNKIRGKAVQTGEFWDIVVITAADEKQKLAYEQQIAEKLRRKELPLWVQYHVFADPPGVKIGNGGSTLYSIQHLQEQYDDKLSTFRILLIHAGGYSQRLPSASALGKIFTTLPLGDPVYQMLELKLVMYIDFPSHMEPGILVTCADDIELYCIKENETIRFDRPGFTALAHPSSLTIATTHGVFVLEPTVESEHGVLEYRSCHSFLHKPNTKTMYVSGAVCKKVKHDPRSFGELGDNSADEFVYTDSTYYIDHLTAKRLLVLFKEIGPLDCEIDAYGDFLQALGPGATSAYTRNTANVTKEDAKLVEVREKIFFLLKGTPLNVIVLNNSKFYHIGTTQEYLFHFTADLNLRAELGLLPKAFSICPNDAALNVSACVIHSLVDPSCTVAPGTVIEYSILGPNVTVSRNSIISGCWIAGDTHIPSNTFMHSLSVNVSGGKKFVTVVLGIDDNLKKSVASVADIVDLQFFGTSLLMCVDLWGLSASDLVSSGDRSGLSLWNARIFPGFPDLQSSVTASLKMLEALHSKSSYKLPKEVQLLCLQEIINHKDIGEMLKFRQHLYEEISRHRAAVWSSG from the exons ATGAGTGCGCACCAGATATCGCCAGACGCTTCTTTGCAAAAAGCTACAAAGGAAAAACTTGACAAGTTTAATAAAATTAGAG gcAAGGCTGTACAGACTGGCGAATTCTGGGACATAGTTGTTATCACAGCAGCAGATGAAAAGCAGAAACTGGCCTATGAGCAACAAATAGCTGAAAAACTAAGAAGAAAGGAACTTCCACTCTGGGTTCAGTATCATGTGTTTGCTGACCCCCCGGGAGTTAAAATAG gcAATGGCGGATCCACATTGTATTCCATTCAGCACCTGCAAGAGCAGTATGATGACAAGTTAAGCACATTTAGAATCCTTCTAATCCATGCAG GGGGATATAGTCAGCGATTGCCTAGTGCAAGTGCACTGGGAAAAATCTTCACAACCCTTCCGCTTGGAGACCCTGTGTACCAAATGCTGGAGCTCAAACTGGTTATGTACATCGATTTTCCTTCACACATGGAGCCTGGAATTCTGGTGACCTGTGCTGATGATATAGAACTTTATTGCATAAAAGAAAATGAGACCATTAGGTTTGATAGACCAGGTTTTACTGCTTTAGCCCACCCCTCCTCGCTTACCATTGCAACCACCCATGGAGTATTTGTTTTGGAACCAACAGTGGAGTCGGAGCATGGCGTGCTGGAGTACAGGTCGTGTCACAGTTTTCTGCATAAGCCCAACACTAAGACAATGTACGTCAGTGGGGCTGTGTGCAAAAAGGTGAAGCATGACCCACGTTCATTTGGTGAACTAGGTGATAACAGCGCTGATGAGTTTGTTTACACAGATAGCACTTATTACATTGACCATTTGACTGCAAAACGGTTGCTGGTGCTGTTTAAAGAAATTGGGCCCCTTGATTGTGAAATAGATGCATATGGTGACTTTCTCCAGGCACTGGGGCCAGGGGCTACTTCAGCATATACCAGAAACACAGCTAATGTCACTAAAGAAGATGCAAAACTAGTTGAAGTAAGAGAGAAGATATTCTTTCTCCTTAAAGGAACGCCGCTTAATGTAATTGTCTTAAACAACTCCAAATTCTACCACATTGGCACTACCCAAGAATATCTCTTTCATTTCACAGCAGATCTGAATCTAAGGGCTGAACTTGGTCTGCTTCCTAAGGCTTTTAGCATCTGTCCCAATGATGCCGCTCTGAATGTCTCAGCTTGTGTTATTCACAGCCTTGTGGATCCAAGCTGTACTGTTGCTCCGGGCACAGTGATTGAATACTCCATACTTGGTCCTAATGTTACTGTAAGTAGAAACAGTATCATCAGTGGCTGTTGGATAGCTGGTGACACACACATCCCGTCAAACACCTTTATGCATTCATTGAGTGTGAATGTGAGTGGAGGCAAAAAGTTTGTGACTGTAGTATTAGGCATAGATGACAATCTGAAGAAAAGCGTTGCATCAGTAGCGGATATTGTCGATCTTCAGTTTTTTGGAACAAGCCTACTGATGTGTGTTGACCTTTGGGGTCTATCTGCTTCTGACCTGGTCTCATCAGGTGACAGATCCGGGCTAAGCTTATGGAATGCCAGAATTTTTCCAGGGTTCCCTGATTTGCAGAGCTCGGTTACAGCATCTCTGAAAATGCTTGAAGCTTTGCACAGCAAATCCAGCTACAAACTTCCCAAGGAAGTTCAGTTGCTTTGCTTGCAGGAAATTATTAATCACAAGGACATTGGGGAAATGCTTAAATTCAGACAACATCTTTATGAAGAAATAAGTaggcatagggcagcagtgtggagtagtggttag